The following coding sequences lie in one Trichoderma breve strain T069 chromosome 1, whole genome shotgun sequence genomic window:
- a CDS encoding fungal specific transcription factor domain-containing protein — protein MPIVCRKRFYADALNPISPYRRGLILLALTMKLYCAPASENGNDARWPLYQLVKTFYADVEATAPMSVHILQAAVFIAIYEIDQAIYPSAYLSVGTCARYGTALGLNKLMTCQVGDGKTGLSGVEIEEQRRVWWAVLMLDRLLNIGDPGRPLATEDPTFDSFLPINDREFNDGTFRPEDAITISAGFNQKTSLFGGLAQATYLLGQTIKSISSFPSPYGGSQAVRFEEHTAQLRRTLHAYVQMVEKWTAVRKLQYCPASAICYIALFLLQDHHWKQVGAATAQEIRSTIFYETKSACEAISIMAKDPDVGCVDPPISRVAGELSTLFRQMIYQTTAQFIMVGFGDPDADTKDKIETLTGILHIMQPRWHLSSKPLSESV, from the exons ATGCCTATTGTTTGCAGGAAACGGTTCTATGCTGATGCACTTAACCCGATTTCTCCCTACCGGCGAGGCCTCATCCTCTTGGCTCTGACGATGAAGCTTTACTGCGCACCAGCCTCTGAGAATGGTAATGATGCCCGATGGCCACTATATCAGTTGGTAAAGACATTTTACGCGGACGTAGAGGCTACTGCTCCGATGTCCGTGCATATTCTCCAGGCTGCAGTATTCATTGCAATCTATGAGATCGACCAGGCTATTTATCCCTCTGCATACCTGAGTGTGGGTACTTGCGCTAGGTATGGGACTGCCTTGGGCCTGAATAAATTGATGACATGTCAGGTTGGGGATGGTAAAACTGGGCTTTCAGGGGTCGAGATCGAAGAGCAAAGACGTGTCTGGTGGGCTGTCTTGATGCTGGATCG ACTCTTGAATATAGGAGACCCGGGCCGACCTTTGGCAACAGAGGATCCAACCTTTGACAGTTTTCTGCCCATAAATGACAGGGAATTTAACGATGGT ACGTTTCGGCCGGAAGACGCTATCACGATATCTGCTGGATTCAATCAAAAAACGAGCCTCTTTGGTGGTCTTGCTCAAGCAACCTATTTGCTCGGTCAGACAATCAAATCCATTTCATCATTTCCTTCACCATATGGAGGGAGTCAGGCCGTCCGCTTCGAAGAACATACAGCACAACTGCGCCGTACGCTACACGCATATGTACAGATGGTCGAAAAATGGACCGCAGTCCGGAAATTACAGTACTGTCCCGCATCTGCAATTTGCTACAT tgctctcttcttgcttcaGGATCATCACTGGAAACAAGTTGGCGCCGCAACAGCACAAGAAATACGCAGCACCATCTTTTACGAGACCAAATCTGCCTGTGAAGCCATCTCTATCATGGCCAAAGACCCAGATGTGGGCTGTGTAGATCCACCTATTTCGAGGGTCGCAGGCGAACTCTCGACATTGTTTCGGCAAATGATATACCAAACCACGGCCCAGTTCATAATGGTTGGGTTTGGGGATCCCGATGCAGACACCAAAGATAAGATCGAAACCCTCACGGGCATCTTACATATTATGCAACCGCGTTGGCACCTCTCAAGTAAGCCGTTATCAGAATCAGTATAA
- a CDS encoding kinesin motor domain-containing protein — MAPAGGGNIKVVVRVRPFNGREIDRGSKCIVDMQGNQTVITPPEGHSVKGTKDSAPKAFAFDRSYWSFNKDAPNYAGQHNLFEDLGAPLLDNAFEGYNNCIFAYGQTGSGKSYSMMGYGKEIGIIPMICQEMFQRIDKIQGDKSNKCTVEVSYLEIYNERVRDLLNPSTKGNLKVREHPSTGPYVEDLAKLVVTSFQEIENLMDEGNKARTVAATNMNETSSRSHAVFTLMLTQKKYDADTKMELEKVAKISLVDLAGSERANSTGATGARLKEGAEINRSLSTLGRVIAALADLSTGKKKKGASQVPYRDSVLTWLLKDSLGGNSMTAMIAAISPADINYDETISTLRYADSAKRIKNHAVVNEDANARMIRELKEELDLLRSKLGGGGGGGGGGAGGAGLPPDEVYDESTPLEKQIVSITASDGTVKKVSKAEIAEQLSQSEKLLTDLNQTWEEKLAKTEEIHKEREAALEELGISIEKGFIGLHTPKKMPHLVNLSDDPLLAECLVYNLKPGTTTVGNVDTNAENQANIRLNGTRILHDHCTFENADGVVTVIPREGASVMVNGKRITEPKQLHSGFRVILGDFHIFRFNHPMEARAERAEGEGAARQSLLRQSITASQLQALTPAPSTPRTPGHERSFSRVSVSVSESGELSRPDSPAFFGRNGKDSDWSLARREAAGAILGTDHNFASLTDEELNSLFEEVQRARAERVNGRDDGDDSESATSYPIREKYMSTGTIDNFSLDTALTMPSTPRQEDDRFREVREELYTQFERQKEEFRGQLRGAEASDMEVEEIRQEKARMAHALRELKEDMEKQLSLQRKQFEEKIEKMDPLKRPKASPRLSDFEIEIAKRTVKAWRSRHFVKMAETVLQNASILKEAQIMSNELDENVVFQFTTVDQGHVLCSSYDMVLNGLTSEGDDVALEEAYKPCIGVRVIDYKNNVVRLWSLEKLYDRVRVMRQMHQYLDQPEYAQHLSLDNPFVETNMPSYTLVGEVDIPLRAVFESRVQDFALDVLSPYTSHEVGMLKLSLEPSHARAPTNTIKFNIVMHEMVGFAEREGTDVHAQLFIPGISEEDGITTTQMIKDFDEGPIRFESVHSMSVPLFATPEVTLRAAIFAKVSTMHLDKLLSWDDMRDACPAADGAKAARINESQFYTQEKHDLLSRIQIMELNEHGEYAAVEVTQSSELDSGTFQLHQGLQRRISIDISHSSGDILPWGDVTAVRVGKIRTVDTAGKSPDMVTDRDISLKIAGNPVFRENPNGTRNIVVQAQWDSSLHNSLLLDRVTPEKFRVQMTVTWDISSEKLAEPMRFSQKVNLQVMSRTFVRQSNMFSSLFQNMRFVRSSTGIFTLTMKPAPIKRVGDLWRMSSQHDYVKGEENLHSWTPRGVSLVSDFLHAKKKRRRNAELGAISSMLAQYGIDPMVAGAAGEEHGTEREASPDMQAIIPNDDDLLNDTPVTSPAPSIHEEELASDEPTHDEDAANGDDGQQLPQEDIPEPLTPPPSEYNTRETDLLELCLKLWKKYPDPFVKLLSPENTQPPENGITAEPAPPSLITTIVRVPKNPKVLKGGYLLVPNNESTRWVKRFVELRRPYLHVYSASDGDEVGLVSLRNSRIDSQPGVLGLLHGPDDYDSPPRTSNSPEFTPGHRRTASGRVISTIWTAASGGGASAGGPGLQRLSERMQAAVFAIYGTDNTWLFAARSERDKQDWIFRIDQTFNSNGENTPVSGIMSPGQNSDY, encoded by the exons ATGGCGCCAGCCGGAGGAGGAAATAtcaaggtggtggtgagagTGCGGCCGTTCAATGGCAGAG AAATCGACCGCGGATCAAAATGTATCGTGGATATGCAAGGGAACCAGACCGTCATCACGCCGCCAGAGGGTCATTCGGTTAAAGGGACCAAAGACAGTGCTCCAAAGGCATTTGCGTTCGACAGGTCGTACTGGTCTTTCAACAAGGACGCCCCCAACTATGCGGGGCAGCACAATCTCTTTGAGGACTTGGGCGCGCCGCTCTTGGACAACGCCTTTGAGGGCTACAACAACTGTATTTTCGCCTATGGCCAGACTGGTTCCGGAAAGTCATATTCCATGATGGGTTATGGCAAGGAAATCGGTATTATTCCCATGATTTGCCAAGAAATGTTCCAGCGGATCGATAAGATACAAGGAGACAAATCGAACAAATGCACTGTCGAAGTATCATACCTGGAAATCTACAATGAGCGAGTCCGCGACCTGCTCAACCCATCGACAAAGGGCAACTTGAAAGTTCGAGAACACCCGTCCACTGGTCCATACGTCGAGGATCTCGCCAAACTTGTTGTGACGAGTTTCCAAGAAATCGAAAACCTCATGGACGAAGGAAACAAGGCCAGAACCGTCGCCGCAACCAACATGAACGAAACCTCCAGTCGAAGTCATGCCGTCTTCACGCTCATGTTGACGCAGAAAAAGTATGATGCTGACACGAAAatggagctggaaaaggtTGCCAAGATTAGTCTGGTTGATTTGGCTGGTTCCGAGAGAGCCAACTCGACTGGTGCTACTGGTGCACGATTAAAGGAGGGTGCGGAAATCAACAGGTCGCTCTCCACGCTTGGTCGTGTCATTGCTGCGCTGGCAGACTTGTCCACcggcaagaaaaagaagggtgCCTCTCAGGTACCGTATCGTGACAGTGTACTTACCTGGTTGTTGAAAGACTCCTTGGGTGGAAACAGTATGACGGCCATGATTGCAGCCATCAGTCCTGCCGACATCAATTATGACGAGACAATAAGTACGCTCCGATACGCCGATTCCGCGAAGCGAATCAAGAACCACGCTGTTGTCAACGAAGATGCAAATGCTCGCATGATTAGAGAACTCAAAGAGGAACTGGATCTTTTGAGGAGCAAGcttggcggaggaggaggtggtggtggtggtggtgcaggTGGTGCCGGCCTCCCTCCTGACGAAGTTTACGATGAGAGCACCCCCTTGGAGAAACAGATTGTAAGCATCACGGCGTCCGATGGTACGGTCAAGAAGGTTTCAAAGGCAGAGATTGCGGAGCAATTGAGCCAAAGCGAGAAGCTGCTTACCGACTTGAACCAAACCTGGGAGGAGAAGTTGGCCAAGACGGAGGAGATTCACAAGGAGCGTGAGGCTGCCCTGGAAGAactcggcatcagcatcgaaAAGGGATTCATTGGTCTACACAcgccaaagaagatgccccATCTTGTCAACCTATCAGACGACCCCCTTCTAGCAGAGTGTCTAGTCTATAACCTCAAGCCCGGTACTACCACTGTAGGCAACGTCGACACAAACGCAGAAAATCAAGCCAATATCCGTCTGAACGGTACACGAATCTTGCACGACCATTGTACTTTTGAGAATGCTGATGGAGTCGTTACCGTCATACCTAGAGAGGGAGCTTCAGTCATGGTCAACGGCAAGCGAATCACCGAGCCGAAGCAGCTCCATTCGGGCTTCCGAGTCATCCTCGGAGACTTTCACATCTTTCGATTCAACCATCCCATGGAGGCCAGGGCAGAAAGAGCCGAAGGCGAGGGCGCCGCAAGACAAAGCCTACTGCGACAATCCATCACCGCCAGCCAGCTACAAGCCCTCACCCCAGCCCCCTCGACTCCTCGAACTCCTGGACATGAAAGGTCATTTAGTAGGGTCTCAGTCTCAGTCTCAGAGAGTGGGGAGCTGTCTCGGCCGGATTCGCCAGCCTTTTTCGGGCGAAACGGCAAGGATTCTGATTGGTCTCTCGCTCGAAGagaggctgctggtgctATTCTCGGGACTGACCATAACTTCGCCAGTCTGACGGATGAAGAGCTAAATTCGCTGTTTGAAGAGGTTCAAAGGGCCAGAGCAGAGCGTGTAAACGGGCGTGATGATGGGGACGATTCAGAATCCGCTACGTCGTACCCCATCAGGGAAAAGTACATGTCGACGGGCACTATTGACAACTTTTCTCTCGATACGGCCCTGACGATGCCCTCGACGCCGAGGCAAGAAGATGATCGGTTTAGAGAGGTTCGAGAAGAACTCTACACTCAGTTCGAGAGGCAAAAGGAAGAATTCCGGGGCCAACTTAGGGGTGCCGAGGCTTCTGACATGGAAGTCGAAGAGATCAGGCAAGAAAAAGCCCGCATGGCTCACGCCCTTAGAGAACTCAAAGAGGATATGGAGAAGCAACTCAGCCTTCAGCGCAAGCAGTTTGAGGAGAAgatcgagaagatggaccCCTTGAAGCGCCCAAAGGCAAGCCCTCGGCTGTCTGactttgagattgagattgcaAAGAGGACGGTCAAGGCATGGCGCAGCCGCCACTTTGTCAAGATGGCCGAGACTGTGCTCCAGAACGCATCCATCTTGAAGGAGGCACAAATCATGAGCAACGAGCTCGACGAGAACGTTGTTTTTCAGTTCACCACGGTCGATCAGGGACACGTGCTGTGTTCTTCTTACGACATGGTCCTCAACGGCTTAACAAgtgaaggagatgatgtggcgctggaggaggcCTATAAGCCTTGCATCGGCGTCCGCGTAATTGACTACAAGAATAACGTAGTTCGCCTGTGGAGTCTTGAGAAGCTGTATGACCGGGTGCGTGTGATGCGCCAGATGCACCAGTACCTCGACCAGCCCGAGTATGCCCAACATCTGAGCCTAGATAACCCGTTTGTGGAGACAAACATGCCCTCTTACACTCTAGTTGGCGAGGTGGACATTCCCCTTAGGGCTGTGTTTGAGAGCCGTGTTCAGGATTTTGCGCTCGACGTCCTTTCCCCCTATACCTCTCACGAGGTTGGCATGCTTAAATTGTCTCTGGAACCGTCCCACGCCCGTGCACCTACCAACACAATCAAGTTCAACATCGTTATGCACGAAATGGTTGGATTCGCGGAGCGAGAGGGCACGGACGTTCACGCCCAGCTGTTCATCCCCGGCATTTCGGAGGAGGATGGCATCACGACGACGCAAATGATTAAGGACTTTGACGAAGGACCAATTCGTTTCGAGAGTGTTCATAGCATGAGTGTACCCTTGTTTGCAACTCCAGAGGTTACCCTGAGAgcagccatctttgccaaggTTTCGACAATGCACCTCGATAAGCTCCTTAGCTGGGACGACATGAGAGATGCATGCCCCGCTGCAGACGGTGCAAAGGCAGCTCGCATCAATGAGTCCCAGTTCTACACGCAGGAAAAGCACGACCTGCTTTCTCGAATCCAGATTATGGAGCTCAACGAGCACGGAGAGTATGCGGCCGTCGAGGTGACGCAATCTAGCGAGCTTGACAGTGGAACATTTCAGCTGCATCAAGGGCTGCAGAGGCGTATCAGCATTGACATTTCGCATAGCTCGGGAGATATTCTGCCTTGGGGAGATGTTACTGCCGTCCGCGTTGGTAAGATCCGAACCGTCGACACAGCTGGCAAATCTCCTGACATGGTCACGGATCGTGACATATCTCTCAAGATTGCGGGAAATCCAGTTTTCCGCGAGAATCCCAACGGCACGCGCAACATCGTGGTGCAAGCCCAATGGGACTCCAGCTTGCACAATTCACTTCTCCTTGACCGTGTTACGCCTGAAAAGTTCCGCGTGCAAATGACTGTTACTTGGGATATTTCGTCTGAGAAACTCGCAGAGCCCATGAGGTTCTCCCAAAAGGTGAATCTGCAAGTGATGTCTCGCACCTTTGTCCGGCAGAGCAACATGTTCTCGTCGCTGTTCCAGAACATGCGGTTTGTGCGCTCCTCGACCGGAATCTTCACCTTGACCATGAAGCCTGCCCCGATCAAGAGAGTAGGTGACCTGTGGAGAATGAGCAGCCAGCACGACTACGTCAAGGGCGAGGAAAATCTCCATAGCTGGACTCCCCGTGGCGTGTCTCTGGTCAGCGATTTCCTCCacgcaaagaagaagagacggcgCAACGCTGAACTTGGTGCCATAAGCAGCATGCTTGCTCAGTATGGCATCGATCCCATGGTCGCTGGGGCAGCGGGAGAAGAGCATGGGACTGAACGTGAAGCATCACCAGATATGCAAGCCATCATTCCAAATGACGATGATTTGCTCAATGACACACCTGTAACATCTCCGGCCCCATCAATCCACGAAGAGGAACTAGCATCAGATGAGCCCACTCACGATGAAGACGCTGccaatggcgatgatggccaACAGCTGCCGCAGGAAGACATTCCTGAGCCCCTTACTCCCCCGCCGTCTGAATACAACACGCGGGAAACTGACTTGTTGGAGCTATGCTTGAAGCTATGGAAGAAATATCCGGACCCTTTTGTGAAGCTCTTGAGCCCTGAAAACACGCAGCCCCCAGAGAATGGAATCACAGCGGAGCCAGCGCCTCCCAGTCTCATCACGACCATTGTGCGCGTACCCAAGAATCCCAAGGTGCTAAAGGGTGGATACTTGTTGGTTCCAAACAACGAGTCTACACGATGGGTCAAGAGATTTGTCGAGCTGAGAAGGCCATATCTTCACGTATACTCTGCCTCAGATGGTGATGAAGTGGGCCTCGTAAGTCTGCGTAATTCACGCATAGACAGCCAGCCCGGTGTCCTCGGACTACTGCACGGACCCGACGACTACGACTCGCCGCCGCGAACCTCCAACTCGCCAGAGTTTACGCCCGGCCACCGGCGGACGGCTTCGGGACGGGTTATCTCGACCATCTGGACTGCTGCCAGTGGCGGGGGGGCGTCTGCTGGAGGACCAGGGCTGCAGAGACTTAGCGAGCGGATGCAAGCAGCCGTGTTTGCGATTTATGGGACGGACAACACTTGGCTGTTTGCGGCTCGCAGCGAGCGCGACAAGCAGGATTGGATCTTTAGGATTGATCAGACGTTCAACTCCAACGGCGAGAACACGCCCGTCAGCGGTATCATGAGCCCCGGCCAAAACAGCGACTATTAA
- a CDS encoding methyltransferase domain-containing protein: MEDESQPLPENDDGQAISGLQGYQFTFGPQAESTYTFDSSSLTDSVMDFPRQFGRTYHAYKEGSYAFPNDEVEQERLALQDCAFTRAMGDKLYFAPLDEHPPRRILDIATGTGDWAIAMGDCFPNAIVTATDLSPIQPEVVPTNVEFYVEDSSEPWNYSETFDYIHTKTTGGCWESYETQIAQQAFETLAPGGWFESQECDSVPHCDDDTLKPDSALATWFQEFLNAGEEAKRPHSEGCKLKSIYERVGFVDVHERKFKVPLNGWAKDQDLKEIGRLMEMNMQMGLSAFSLAPFNRVYGRTPEEIEVSLVEVRRDVSDPSIHAYLPIFVVWGRKPFPGEQ; the protein is encoded by the exons ATGGAAGACGAGTCACAGCCACTGCCCGAAAATGACGATGGTCAAGCTATCTCGGGGCTGCAAGGATACCAGTTCACCTTTGGC CCTCAGGCCGAAAGCACGTACAC GTTcgattcatcatcattaaCCGATAGTGTCATGGATTTCCCACGGCAGTTTGGCCGGACGTATCACGCGTATAAGGAAGGAT CATACGCTTTCCCGAATGACGAAGTAGAACAAGAGCGGCTAGCTTTACAAGATTGTGCGTTCACCAGGGCGATGGGTGACAAGCTCTACTTTGCTCCGCTAGATGAGCATCCTCCCAGGCGAATCCTCGACATTGCTACTGGCACGGGAGACTGGGCCATAGCAATGGGCGATTGCTTCCCAAATGCTATAGTTACAGCTACAGATTTGTCACCAATCCAACCCGAGGTCGTTCCGACGAATGTGGAATTCTATGTGGAAGATTC CTCCGAACCATGGAATTACAGTGAAACCTTTGACTACATTCACACCAAAACAACAGGCGGCTGTTGGGAATCCTACGAAACGCAGATTGCACAACAGGCCTTTGAAACACTTGCCCCAGGAGGCTGGTTCGAATCTCAAGAGTGCGATTCCGTACCTCACTGCGATGATGACACACTCAAACCGGACAGTGCATTAGCAACATGGTTCCAGGAGTTTCTTAacgctggagaagaagctaaGCGTCCACACTCGGAAGGTTGCAAGCTTAAAAGCATATATGAGCGCGTTGGCTTTGTCGATGTTCATGAGCGAAAATTCAAGGTTCCTCTGAATGGTTGGGCCAAGGACCAGGATCTTAAAGAGATCGGGAggttgatggagatgaataTGCAGATGGGACTGAGTGCATTTTCGCTGGCCCCTTTCAACCGCGTCTATGGACGGACAcctgaagagattgag GTGTCTCTGGTTGAAGTCCGGCGAGACGTTTCAGATCCATCGATTCACGCATACTTGCCCATTTTTGTGGTTTGGGGGAGAAAGCCATTCCCAGGAGAACAGTGA
- a CDS encoding cupin superfamily (DUF985) domain-containing protein, whose amino-acid sequence MSASQQHDEESKTLSSIVPTFTPSESSESAAVKSIISSLSLIEHVEGGYFTVTDRTIDLVNGLPEDFDYALRRLSTTIFYYLTPNRPQGSFHRNRSRIIHSLHRGRGRYVLIHPDGRIESFVVGPNIERGEKLQWVVEGGVFKASFLLPDIDGQSGSDGLLISETVVPGFEYADHEFLSHERLVEVLPEAKAKALEWLVKH is encoded by the exons ATGAGTGCCTCACAGCAGCACGACGAGGAGTCCAAAACTCTCTCCTCAATCGTCCCAACCTTCACCCCTTCCGAATCTTCCGAATCCGCTGCTGTCAAATCAATCATCAgctccctctctctcatcgAGCACGTCGAAGGAGGCTATTTCACAGTCACAGAC CGCACCATCGACCTCGTCAATGGCCTTCCCGAAGATTTCGACTACGCGCTCCGTCGTCTTTCGACTACAATCTTCTACTATTTGACGCCTAACCGCCCTCAAGGCTCATTCCATCGGAACCGAAGCCGCATCATTCACAGTCTCCACCGAGGCCGCGGCCGCTATGTTCTTATCCACCCAGATGGCCGTATTGAATCCTTCGTTGTTGGTCCCAACATTGAGCGCGGCGAGAAGCTCCAGTGGGTGGTGGAGGGTGGCGTGTTCAAGGCAagcttcctcctccctgACATTGATGGTCAGTCTGGCAGTGATGGCCTGCTCATCTCGGAGACTGTTGTGCCTGGTTTCGAGTACGCTGATCACGAGTTTCTGTCTCACGAACGGTTGGTGGAAGTTCTTCcagaagccaaggccaaggcgcTGGAGTGGCTTGTCAAGCACTGA
- a CDS encoding peptidase family m48 domain-containing protein, which produces MIPRHLLRGSGLVRLSAPAPRRVAVLRPIARRDAAICWSGSGLLKTSFGSVSNRSIHDDAHERLRNAKPLVPNALAGKFTSAGTGRNSRALVVVSVVAAVAFYLYNSQTVPVTGRRRFNFLSDALVAQAYSRAADAIVRQVEEQGGHFLSDWDPRTMLVQRVMKRLIPVSGMDDLKWEVRVIADSRTANAFVIPGGKVFVHSGILNVCRSEDALAAVLGHEIAHNTASHAAERLSAAWVGNLTAGSLFFLAGALPGLALFGLWNVIGGYYLQDLLFYLPMGRKQESEADYIGLMMMAEACYDPRQAVGFWQRMETIQRLGGHEVPEMLSTHPSNEHRIAKIEEWLPEAMKKRMNSDCRATSAFADRFREALRKRRPVVIEL; this is translated from the exons ATGATCCCCCGCCATTTGCTCCGGGGAAGCGGCCTCGTGCGCTTATCGGCTCCGGCCCCTCGCAGAGTCGCGGTGCTACGGCCAATTGCTcgacgagatgctgccaTCTGTTGGTCTGGCTCCGGGCTGCTGAAGACAAGCTTCGGGAGCGTCTCAAACCGATCGATTCACGACGATGCTCACGAGCGCCTGCGCAACGCAAAGCCGCTCGTGCCCAATGCCCTGGCGGGCAAATTCACCAGCGCCGGCACCGGCCGCAACTCGCGCGCCCTGGTGGTCGTCTCGGTCGTGGCCGCGGTGGCGTTTTACCTGTACAACTCGCAGACGGTGCCGGTGACGGGACGCAGGCGCTTCAACTTCCTGTCGGATGCGCTGGTGGCGCAGGCGTACTCGAGGGCGGCCGATGCGATTGTGCGGCAGGTGGAGGAGCAGGGCGGGCATTTCCTGTCTGACTGGGATCCGCGGACGATGCTGGTGCAGAGAGTCATGAAGCGGCTGATTCCCGTCAGTGGCATGGACGACTTGAAGTGGGAGGTTCGGGTGATAGCAGACAGCC GGACTGCGAATGCCTTTGTGATCCCCGGCGGCAAAGTCTTTGTCCACAGCGGCATCCTCAACGTGTGCCGCAGCGAGGATGCTCTCGCCGCGGTGCTGGGCCACGAAATCGCACACAACACGGCTTCTCACGCCGCAGAGCGCCTCTCCGCTGCCTGGGTCGGCAATCTCACGGCCGGCAGTCTCTTTTTCCTCGCTGGTGCTCTGCCGGGCCTTGCGCTGTTTGGCCTGTGGAACGTCATTGGGGGCTACTATTTGCAGGACCTGCTGTTCTACCTCCCCATGGGCCGCAAGCAGGAGAGCGAGGCAGACTACAttgggctgatgatgatggccgaGGCTTGCTACGATCCGCGCCAGGCTGTTGGGTTTTGGCAGAGGATGGAGACGATTCAGCGGCTGGGCGGACACGAGGTTCCCGAGATGCTTAGCACGCATCCATCG AACGAGCATAGGATtgccaagattgaggagTGGCTGCCGgaagcgatgaagaagaggatgaataGCGACTGTAGAGCGACATCTGCGTTTGCGGACCGATTCAGAGAAGCATTGCGGAAGAGACGGCCGGTGGTGATTGAGCTCTAG
- a CDS encoding cytochrome b5-like heme/Steroid binding domain-containing protein, which yields MADKSFTTAEVGSHNNDEKGYWLIVENNVYDVTKFLDEHPGGAKILKRFAGKNATKAFWKYHNESVLEKYGGKYKIGSVQEAAKL from the exons atggcCGACAAGTCCTTCACCACCGCCGAGGTCGGCTCGCACAACAACGACGAGAAGGGCTACTGGCTCATTGTCGAGAACAACGTCTACGACGTCACAA AGTTCCTCGACGAGCACCCCGGCGGCGCAAAGATCCTCAAGCGTTTCGCGGGCAAGAACGCGACCAAGGCGTTCTGGAAGTACCACAATGAGAGCGTGCTGGAAAAGTACGGCGGCAAATACAAGATTGGCAGCGTCCAGGAGGCTGCGAAGCTGtaa